In one Pseudomonas purpurea genomic region, the following are encoded:
- a CDS encoding GGDEF domain-containing protein: MVLHITTLLIVSVFVFCLMGLLTGHAWLRETRERSLAYLGAMMLLAALGVVLIGLRGKVYDVIPVVLANVVLLLSAAMNWTAMRVFVGRSPSVPGIFAGAGIWLVLCLIPAFHESTPARVSVYSVLALGYGLLTALEFWRSRNHLEVAYMPALILTLLHTGFYGARSISDQGFSMDEALQGSGPGVCFFSFMLFESMLYVIGIAYVTLAMVKERAELKFKAAAFCDPLTGIGNRRAFMFHGEQMLVDGKRRGEPVALLLCDLDHFKRLNDTFGHQMGDQALIAFSQVVVDSLRPQDLLGRIGGEEFACLLMNADEHTAVEVAERIRQAFAQLPLLEPGLLSVSIGVVTTHESGYELSHLLSQADEALYDAKDNGRNRVETLPRVSRFPGPAMGVSAG; encoded by the coding sequence ATGGTGCTTCACATCACGACCCTGCTGATAGTCTCGGTCTTCGTCTTTTGTCTGATGGGCTTGTTGACCGGACACGCCTGGCTTCGCGAAACACGTGAACGATCGTTAGCCTATTTGGGCGCCATGATGTTGCTTGCCGCGCTGGGCGTGGTACTCATCGGCTTGCGTGGCAAGGTGTACGACGTCATCCCGGTGGTACTCGCCAACGTTGTCCTGTTACTGAGTGCCGCGATGAACTGGACCGCCATGCGCGTATTCGTCGGCCGTTCACCCTCTGTACCGGGTATCTTCGCAGGTGCAGGCATTTGGTTGGTTTTGTGCCTGATTCCGGCTTTCCATGAATCGACACCGGCGCGAGTATCCGTGTACTCCGTGCTAGCCCTCGGCTATGGGCTGCTGACCGCTCTGGAGTTTTGGCGTAGTCGCAATCACCTCGAAGTTGCTTACATGCCGGCATTGATACTGACCTTGTTGCATACCGGCTTCTATGGAGCACGAAGTATCAGCGATCAGGGCTTTTCCATGGATGAAGCGCTGCAGGGAAGCGGTCCGGGTGTGTGTTTTTTCTCCTTCATGCTGTTCGAGTCCATGCTGTACGTCATCGGGATCGCCTATGTGACGTTGGCAATGGTCAAGGAGCGGGCCGAACTCAAGTTCAAGGCCGCAGCCTTTTGCGACCCGCTGACAGGCATTGGCAACCGTCGCGCCTTCATGTTTCACGGGGAGCAGATGCTGGTTGATGGCAAACGCCGGGGCGAACCCGTCGCCCTTTTGTTGTGCGATCTGGATCACTTCAAGCGCCTGAACGATACCTTCGGTCATCAAATGGGGGACCAGGCCCTGATCGCCTTCAGCCAAGTCGTGGTGGACAGTTTGCGTCCGCAGGATCTGCTGGGGCGCATAGGCGGCGAAGAGTTTGCCTGTCTGCTGATGAACGCAGATGAACATACCGCCGTAGAAGTGGCCGAGCGTATTCGCCAGGCGTTTGCGCAGCTGCCCCTGCTGGAACCGGGACTGCTCAGCGTCAGCATCGGTGTCGTGACCACCCACGAATCGGGTTACGAGCTTTCTCACCTGCTCTCGCAGGCCGATGAAGCGCTGTACGACGCCAAGGATAACGGCCGCAACCGTGTCGAGACGCTACCCAGAGTGAGTCGATTTCCTGGGCCAGCAATGGGCGTTAGCGCTGGATGA
- a CDS encoding DUF3828 domain-containing protein, which yields MKKLLLPLLAVASLHTSLALAECASSPRQATEAFYTWYLMSVSQDKNPLTDDVPQMKQYVSEALIRSINKQMASPDGLDEDYFIKAQDYMDEWVSHIAVSEPAIQGASAKERVTLGNTPETTLRLEVRLVKDKTCWKIDDVQAPADQNN from the coding sequence ATGAAAAAACTGCTGTTGCCGCTGCTGGCCGTCGCCTCTTTGCACACTTCGTTGGCATTGGCCGAGTGCGCCAGTTCGCCCAGGCAGGCGACGGAAGCGTTTTACACCTGGTATCTCATGAGTGTCAGCCAGGACAAGAATCCGCTGACCGATGACGTTCCTCAGATGAAGCAGTACGTGTCGGAGGCGTTGATCCGTTCGATCAACAAGCAGATGGCCAGCCCGGATGGGCTTGATGAGGACTATTTCATCAAGGCTCAGGATTACATGGACGAATGGGTTTCCCACATCGCGGTCAGCGAGCCGGCCATACAGGGCGCCTCGGCCAAGGAACGTGTGACGCTGGGCAACACACCCGAGACGACGCTGCGGCTGGAGGTGCGGCTGGTGAAGGACAAGACCTGCTGGAAGATCGACGACGTTCAAGCCCCCGCCGACCAAAACAACTGA
- a CDS encoding DUF2135 domain-containing protein encodes MKLRYPQVILFLCGALSLPSVIADSNIQLDTPKGGWRSGAVEGDDEYFQQTVNYPASSVNTRPGQANTARIMGEIKGAPKNANEPGKLVVNGVSMPLKIDASGRFDRPFSFPNGSNSVEVRSADGQQRKRVQFLNSSGGATPAKLRVLLSWDSDNTDLDLHLVTPDGAHIWYGDRSAANGAALDVDVTTGYGPEIFAMPAPIKGQYLIYVNYFGGGYRSDEEGQEDAVQPLTTAQITLITEEGTPNEKMESFLVPMRAVGELTLVKAFSYP; translated from the coding sequence ATGAAACTCCGTTATCCACAGGTCATCCTGTTCCTCTGCGGCGCACTGTCATTGCCCAGCGTGATCGCCGACAGCAACATCCAGCTCGATACCCCCAAGGGCGGCTGGCGCAGCGGCGCCGTCGAGGGCGATGACGAGTATTTCCAGCAGACCGTCAACTACCCGGCTTCCTCGGTCAACACGCGGCCAGGCCAAGCGAACACGGCAAGAATCATGGGCGAGATCAAAGGCGCGCCCAAAAACGCCAATGAGCCGGGCAAACTCGTCGTCAACGGCGTCAGCATGCCACTGAAGATCGACGCCAGCGGTCGCTTCGACCGTCCGTTTTCCTTCCCCAACGGCAGCAACAGCGTGGAAGTGCGCAGCGCCGACGGCCAGCAACGCAAACGCGTGCAGTTCCTCAACAGCAGCGGTGGCGCGACCCCGGCCAAGTTGCGGGTGCTGTTGTCCTGGGACAGCGACAACACCGACCTCGACCTGCACCTGGTCACGCCCGACGGCGCCCACATCTGGTACGGCGACCGCTCGGCAGCCAACGGCGCGGCGCTGGACGTTGACGTCACCACCGGCTACGGCCCGGAAATCTTCGCCATGCCGGCGCCGATCAAAGGCCAGTACCTGATTTACGTGAACTACTTCGGCGGTGGTTACCGCAGCGACGAGGAAGGTCAGGAAGATGCGGTGCAGCCGCTGACCACGGCGCAAATCACCCTCATCACCGAAGAGGGCACGCCGAACGAGAAAATGGAGTCGTTTCTGGTGCCGATGCGCGCGGTAGGCGAGCTAACGCTGGTCAAGGCGTTCAGCTATCCGTAA
- a CDS encoding DUF2300 domain-containing protein produces the protein MTWRLGCLLLCLLPALATAQGEPLRLAWKTGQAAELVHLSKTQVLDREPLPASLQAPLGSLWKLFVYAWLVDTASNEPAYDCRGQSREEVYCCTPGASIARDQALVRSCGLYFDPQRLHLQAPVWRAYWQARQAPAWLQDLSQLQPETRVSVRELLQSLATLPAQQQARRVLLDVVLNAADGTVVGALGGRLRVKTWSWLADQDAQSRQGGFAGWLADGTPIWVGGRGTSQRVLKDYANVFASFLPTTWPTEAGRCVEVSLFSRYPVQRVTQEGRPAAAGALQGDYRVEFANGNQLDIHSGGEVFLQQDASAPRLVARLDREEYVARVLQREASSEPAEAAKALAVAIRTYLLQNAGRSGECLSIDDSSSRQRVAPRPATAESRSIAAWTSDIVLAGTPVTYHSDQAAPDKLSWQQAVEQANAGQRYDAILLHAYPRASLSRWDNPVASCEPLPAAQEWLQNQRRRWRQPLESEVGYNEVSQFAVCRLGFGRPYVDRERQRIYVRGVLSLQDRLDLTHEYLHLAFEAHPNGQDETYIEGLARHLLLE, from the coding sequence ATGACGTGGCGTTTGGGCTGTTTGCTGTTGTGTCTACTCCCTGCGCTGGCAACTGCGCAGGGTGAGCCGCTGCGGCTGGCCTGGAAAACCGGACAGGCCGCGGAACTGGTTCACCTGAGTAAAACCCAGGTGCTGGACCGTGAGCCGTTGCCGGCCAGCCTCCAGGCACCGTTGGGCAGTCTGTGGAAGCTGTTCGTTTACGCCTGGCTGGTCGACACGGCCAGCAATGAACCGGCCTATGACTGCCGTGGCCAGTCCCGCGAAGAAGTCTATTGCTGCACGCCGGGCGCCAGCATCGCCAGGGATCAGGCACTGGTGCGTTCCTGCGGTTTGTACTTCGACCCGCAACGGCTGCACCTGCAAGCACCGGTCTGGCGTGCTTACTGGCAGGCCCGACAGGCGCCGGCATGGTTGCAGGATCTCAGTCAGCTCCAGCCCGAAACCCGGGTGTCGGTGAGGGAACTGCTGCAATCACTCGCCACCTTACCGGCTCAGCAACAGGCACGCCGGGTGCTGCTCGACGTAGTGTTGAACGCAGCGGACGGCACAGTGGTCGGTGCGTTGGGCGGGCGTCTGCGAGTCAAAACCTGGAGCTGGCTGGCCGATCAGGATGCTCAGTCGCGTCAGGGCGGGTTTGCCGGGTGGCTGGCGGACGGCACACCGATCTGGGTTGGCGGGCGCGGCACCAGTCAGCGAGTACTGAAGGATTACGCCAACGTCTTCGCGAGTTTTCTGCCAACCACCTGGCCGACGGAGGCTGGACGCTGTGTCGAGGTCAGCCTGTTTTCGCGTTATCCGGTGCAACGGGTGACTCAGGAGGGTCGGCCAGCGGCGGCGGGGGCCTTGCAGGGGGATTACCGGGTCGAGTTCGCCAACGGCAACCAGCTCGATATCCACAGCGGCGGCGAAGTGTTTCTCCAGCAGGACGCGTCTGCGCCCCGGCTGGTCGCCCGGCTGGACCGTGAGGAGTACGTGGCGCGGGTGCTGCAACGCGAAGCCAGCAGCGAACCGGCGGAGGCCGCCAAAGCGCTGGCCGTGGCGATCCGCACCTACTTGTTACAGAACGCCGGGCGCAGTGGCGAGTGCCTGAGCATCGACGACAGCAGCAGCCGTCAACGGGTGGCGCCACGTCCGGCCACCGCCGAGTCGCGCAGTATTGCCGCCTGGACCAGCGACATTGTGCTGGCCGGGACTCCGGTCACCTATCACTCCGATCAGGCTGCACCGGACAAATTGTCCTGGCAGCAAGCCGTCGAGCAGGCCAATGCCGGGCAACGTTACGACGCCATTCTGCTGCACGCTTATCCGCGTGCCAGCCTGAGCCGTTGGGACAACCCGGTCGCGTCCTGCGAGCCGTTGCCCGCCGCGCAGGAGTGGCTGCAAAACCAGCGTCGCCGTTGGCGCCAACCGCTGGAAAGCGAAGTCGGCTACAACGAAGTCAGCCAGTTCGCGGTCTGTCGCCTGGGCTTCGGTCGACCTTATGTCGACCGCGAGCGTCAGCGCATCTACGTGCGTGGCGTGCTCTCGCTGCAAGACCGCCTCGACCTGACGCATGAATACCTGCACCTGGCCTTTGAAGCCCATCCCAACGGCCAGGATGAAACCTACATCGAAGGGCTTGCCCGTCACCTTTTACTGGAATAG
- a CDS encoding alpha-2-macroglobulin, which yields MIGARMLRLCSRLPLLLALLAPLATVNAEDSVEPSNYTPMSGESFFLLADSSFASDEQALVRLEAPGRDYRRFRMEPYGGADIRVYRIDKPLDFLKRQKNLHRVVSDGQFKGEGLSNTLAYLWDNWYRKSRRVMQRAFSYESRKQVTEEVPELKMGNAIVAPTPYEAQPQFALIPGLPVVGQFRYPLWQAKPIQPPAGVNLAGSSSEFVSVAPGNVYIPLGKLKPGLYLVEALIGKYRATTMVFVSNTVAVSKIAGDELLVWAARKHEGSSVPKVNVLWTDGLGVMSSGATDADGLLRLKHVSPERSFVIGEDEEGGVFVSENFYYDSEIYDTKLYAFTDRPLYRPGDWVSLKIVGREFKNARDSVQPGAADVNVSVLDATGTALQSLALKLDSKAGTQGRFQLPDNAVAGGYELRFSYKDQVYSSAFRVAEYIKPHFEISLNLAKQDFHTGEPVKGNLVLLYPDGKPVADARLQLSLRAQQLSMVDNELQYLGQFPVELTSAELTTDAKGNATIDLPAAEKPSRYMLTVFASDGAAYRVKTTKEILIDRGAANFRLSAPQRFSAVGDKVNFSYTNEGGNTPAKAGKPVRYSWVRLEDQSTGEGKLAPADKGFSVAFDRPGTYNLTIKDEQQRVLGATGHSVTGEGVKAVPGTVEIVLDKAEYKAGDEALALMTFPEPINDALLSLERDKVEATALLSKGGDWLKLEKLSPTQYRARIAVKDSFAPNLTFSVLYTKGGEYSFQNAGIKVVTPQIDVAIATDKDRYQPGETVTVDLTTQFVGKPVPAHLTVSVVDEMVYALQPEVAPSIDQFFYHPRRNNVRTSASLSFISYDVALPGSPGAPGKANRSERGVKVLERPRREDVDTAAWQPELVTDANGKTRFTFKMPDSLTRWRITARAIADGGQVGQKKQFIRSEKPLYLKWSGPTRFRTGDKPDLGVFAFNQAEQAVKAELVIHYGGQEQRLPLTLNNGINYIALPAFVVGNGDWSAELVQNGKTADGLAVHLTTTSDGWQVVKTQSVDVASGDTPLSLPADASEVRLRLDDSPQALFRASLDDLLGYPYGGVEQTASQLLPLSMAYPVLSANPQIRDRLRLIMQNSRLRLVQMAGPSASFTWWGQDGEPDAFLTAYAYYADWHASKALELTLPPEHWQRVLDVYAKQAGSTPLLQRALILSFARQMQLPVNTLLSGLMEDLAKAGEGAEDFLNEGGEDSLVMGAPDSTLGLASARVLTASLARQAKVTPPDAFTQQLANAQQWLGVSSEPFAEALNLSMQAFDQAHAQALLQRLLPQQSTLERALALSWLQRSIEQTPTPVALTPGQGWKQQQGATGETFWQWQGAQAPSVLSLSGTQERPVRAVLSFLSKQPASGVVPATITRRLSRLVPGDEAFSFKLEPVGTKPLSSDSLYLDEIIINGKGKNPLRYGMVEVPLPPGADVERTTWGIKLIGKDGDEPAPLEKARFEQGQMAYAIPVDSLSGELRMRHLVRFSQKGQFNLPPARLTQVYAPQNQVQEQKPALGQVTVK from the coding sequence ATGATCGGAGCCCGCATGCTGCGTCTGTGTTCACGTTTGCCCCTGTTGCTGGCACTGCTCGCGCCCCTGGCCACGGTCAACGCCGAGGACTCGGTGGAGCCGAGCAATTACACGCCGATGTCTGGTGAGAGCTTTTTCCTGCTGGCCGACAGCAGTTTTGCCAGCGACGAGCAGGCGCTGGTGCGACTCGAAGCGCCGGGCCGCGACTATCGGCGCTTTCGCATGGAGCCTTACGGCGGCGCGGACATTCGCGTGTACCGGATCGACAAGCCGCTGGACTTCCTCAAGCGCCAGAAAAACCTGCACCGGGTGGTCAGTGACGGCCAGTTCAAGGGCGAAGGCTTGTCGAACACCCTCGCGTACCTGTGGGATAACTGGTATCGCAAGTCCCGTCGGGTGATGCAGCGGGCGTTCTCCTACGAGTCGCGCAAGCAAGTGACCGAAGAAGTCCCGGAACTGAAAATGGGCAACGCTATCGTGGCTCCGACACCGTACGAGGCGCAGCCGCAATTTGCGCTGATCCCGGGCCTGCCGGTGGTCGGCCAGTTCCGTTATCCGCTGTGGCAAGCCAAACCGATCCAGCCACCGGCCGGGGTCAACCTGGCCGGCTCATCCAGTGAGTTCGTCAGCGTCGCACCGGGCAACGTCTACATTCCGTTGGGCAAGCTCAAACCGGGCCTGTACCTGGTGGAAGCGCTGATCGGCAAGTACCGCGCCACCACCATGGTTTTTGTTTCCAACACCGTGGCCGTGAGCAAGATTGCCGGTGACGAGTTGCTGGTCTGGGCTGCGCGCAAACACGAAGGCAGCTCGGTGCCCAAGGTCAATGTGCTGTGGACCGACGGTCTGGGCGTGATGAGCAGCGGCGCGACCGATGCCGATGGTCTGTTGCGCTTGAAACACGTGAGCCCGGAGCGTTCTTTCGTGATTGGCGAGGATGAGGAGGGCGGCGTTTTCGTCTCCGAGAACTTCTATTACGACAGCGAAATCTACGACACCAAACTCTACGCCTTCACCGACCGGCCGCTGTACCGGCCGGGCGATTGGGTGTCGCTGAAAATCGTCGGCCGCGAGTTCAAGAACGCCCGCGATTCGGTGCAGCCAGGTGCGGCGGACGTGAACGTGAGCGTGCTCGACGCCACGGGCACGGCGTTGCAGTCACTGGCGTTGAAGCTGGATTCGAAGGCTGGCACCCAAGGCCGCTTCCAGTTGCCGGACAATGCGGTCGCGGGCGGTTACGAGCTGCGTTTCAGCTACAAGGATCAGGTCTACAGCAGCGCGTTTCGCGTGGCTGAATACATCAAGCCGCATTTTGAAATATCCCTGAACCTCGCCAAACAGGACTTCCACACGGGTGAACCAGTTAAGGGCAACCTTGTGTTGCTGTACCCGGATGGCAAACCGGTGGCCGATGCACGGCTGCAACTGAGCCTGCGGGCCCAGCAACTGTCGATGGTCGACAACGAGCTGCAATACCTGGGGCAATTCCCGGTGGAATTGACCAGCGCCGAGCTGACCACCGACGCCAAGGGCAACGCGACCATCGACCTGCCGGCCGCCGAGAAGCCGAGCCGCTACATGCTCACCGTGTTCGCCAGCGATGGCGCGGCGTATCGGGTCAAGACCACCAAGGAAATCCTCATCGACCGTGGCGCCGCGAATTTCCGCCTGAGCGCGCCGCAGCGTTTCAGCGCCGTGGGTGACAAGGTCAATTTCAGCTACACCAACGAGGGCGGCAACACCCCGGCCAAGGCTGGTAAACCGGTGCGCTACAGCTGGGTGCGGCTGGAAGACCAGTCCACCGGCGAGGGCAAACTGGCCCCTGCCGACAAAGGTTTCAGCGTGGCGTTTGACCGCCCAGGCACCTACAACCTGACCATCAAGGACGAACAACAACGCGTGCTCGGCGCCACCGGGCATTCGGTCACCGGCGAAGGCGTCAAAGCCGTGCCCGGCACCGTGGAAATCGTGCTCGACAAGGCCGAGTACAAGGCCGGCGATGAAGCCTTGGCGTTGATGACCTTCCCTGAGCCGATCAACGATGCGCTGCTGTCGCTGGAGCGCGACAAGGTCGAAGCCACGGCGTTGCTGTCCAAGGGCGGCGACTGGTTGAAACTGGAAAAACTCAGCCCTACCCAATACCGCGCGCGGATTGCGGTGAAGGACAGTTTTGCGCCGAACCTGACCTTCTCGGTGCTCTACACCAAGGGTGGCGAGTACAGCTTCCAGAACGCCGGGATCAAAGTCGTCACGCCGCAAATCGACGTGGCGATTGCCACCGACAAAGACCGCTACCAGCCAGGCGAAACCGTGACCGTCGACCTGACCACCCAGTTCGTCGGCAAGCCGGTTCCGGCGCACCTGACGGTCAGCGTGGTCGACGAAATGGTCTACGCGTTGCAGCCGGAAGTGGCGCCAAGCATCGACCAGTTCTTCTATCACCCGCGCCGCAACAACGTGCGCACCAGCGCCAGCCTGTCGTTCATCAGCTACGACGTGGCGTTGCCGGGCAGCCCCGGTGCGCCGGGCAAAGCCAACCGCAGCGAACGCGGGGTGAAAGTGCTGGAGCGCCCGCGTCGCGAAGACGTCGACACGGCCGCGTGGCAGCCGGAGCTCGTCACCGACGCCAATGGCAAGACCCGTTTCACCTTCAAGATGCCGGACTCCCTGACCCGCTGGCGCATCACCGCGCGGGCGATTGCCGATGGCGGTCAGGTCGGGCAGAAGAAGCAGTTCATCCGTTCGGAAAAGCCGCTGTACCTGAAGTGGAGCGGGCCGACCCGTTTCCGCACGGGCGACAAGCCTGATCTGGGGGTGTTTGCCTTCAACCAGGCCGAGCAAGCGGTCAAGGCCGAACTGGTGATCCATTACGGCGGGCAGGAACAACGTCTGCCGCTGACGCTGAACAACGGCATCAACTACATCGCCTTGCCGGCCTTCGTGGTCGGCAATGGCGACTGGAGCGCCGAGCTGGTGCAAAACGGCAAAACCGCCGATGGCCTGGCGGTGCACCTGACGACCACCAGTGATGGCTGGCAAGTGGTGAAGACCCAGAGCGTGGACGTTGCCAGTGGCGACACACCGCTGAGCCTGCCGGCCGACGCCAGCGAGGTTCGCCTGCGTCTGGACGACAGCCCGCAAGCGCTGTTCCGTGCTTCGCTCGACGACTTGCTCGGTTACCCGTACGGCGGCGTCGAGCAAACCGCCAGCCAATTGTTGCCATTGAGCATGGCTTACCCGGTGCTGTCGGCGAACCCGCAAATCCGTGACCGCTTGCGCCTGATCATGCAGAACAGTCGCCTGCGGCTGGTGCAAATGGCCGGCCCGTCGGCAAGCTTTACCTGGTGGGGGCAGGACGGTGAGCCGGACGCGTTCCTCACTGCTTACGCCTACTACGCCGACTGGCACGCCAGTAAAGCGCTGGAACTGACCCTGCCGCCGGAGCACTGGCAACGGGTGCTGGACGTCTACGCGAAACAGGCGGGCAGCACGCCGCTGTTGCAGCGCGCACTGATTCTGTCGTTTGCCCGCCAGATGCAATTGCCGGTCAACACCTTGTTGAGCGGCCTGATGGAGGACCTGGCCAAAGCTGGCGAGGGCGCTGAGGATTTTCTCAATGAGGGGGGTGAAGACAGCCTGGTGATGGGCGCTCCCGACTCGACGTTGGGCCTGGCCAGTGCACGAGTATTGACCGCGTCCCTGGCGCGGCAGGCCAAGGTCACGCCACCGGATGCGTTCACGCAGCAGTTGGCCAATGCGCAGCAGTGGCTGGGCGTCAGCTCCGAACCGTTTGCCGAAGCCTTGAATCTGTCGATGCAGGCCTTCGATCAGGCCCATGCGCAAGCGTTGCTGCAACGTTTGTTGCCACAGCAATCGACCCTGGAACGCGCATTGGCGTTGAGCTGGCTGCAACGCAGCATCGAGCAGACACCGACACCGGTCGCGCTGACACCGGGTCAAGGCTGGAAGCAACAGCAGGGCGCCACCGGCGAAACCTTCTGGCAGTGGCAGGGTGCGCAAGCGCCGAGCGTCCTGTCGCTGAGCGGCACTCAGGAGCGCCCGGTACGTGCGGTCCTGAGTTTCCTGAGCAAACAACCGGCGTCCGGTGTGGTGCCGGCGACCATCACCCGTCGCCTGTCGCGTCTGGTGCCGGGTGACGAAGCGTTCAGCTTCAAGCTGGAGCCGGTCGGGACCAAGCCGTTGTCCAGCGACAGCCTGTACCTGGACGAAATCATCATCAATGGCAAAGGCAAGAACCCGCTGCGCTACGGCATGGTTGAAGTGCCGCTGCCACCGGGTGCGGATGTCGAGCGCACCACGTGGGGCATCAAGCTCATCGGCAAGGACGGTGACGAACCGGCACCGCTGGAAAAGGCGCGCTTCGAGCAAGGCCAGATGGCCTACGCGATTCCAGTGGACAGCCTCAGCGGCGAACTGCGGATGCGGCATCTGGTGCGCTTCTCGCAAAAAGGCCAGTTCAACCTGCCGCCAGCGCGCCTCACCCAGGTGTACGCGCCGCAGAATCAGGTTCAGGAACAGAAGCCGGCGCTTGGTCAGGTTACGGTCAAATAA
- a CDS encoding DUF1175 family protein, with translation MESPVTALLRGLGLLALLLGTRLHAAEAPPVAALDAQQSQVFRAWFVRIAQEQLTQGPSPRWYQQDCAGLVRFAANEALKTHDDKWLRSNGLSNRYLPPELQLSDGQRRLAQQWQQGGGKVGPYVNAIKLIQFNSHLVGRDLNQARPGDLMFFDQGDDQHLMIWMGRYIAYHTGTTTPTDNGMRSASVQQLMTWKDTRWIPDAANPNFIGVYRLNFLSQ, from the coding sequence ATGGAAAGCCCTGTGACAGCGTTGCTCAGAGGCCTGGGGCTGCTGGCGTTGTTGCTCGGCACGCGTTTGCACGCCGCCGAAGCACCGCCCGTGGCCGCCCTCGATGCACAACAATCCCAGGTGTTTCGTGCCTGGTTCGTGCGTATTGCCCAGGAACAACTGACCCAAGGCCCGAGCCCGCGCTGGTATCAGCAGGACTGCGCCGGGCTGGTGCGGTTCGCCGCCAACGAAGCACTGAAAACCCATGACGACAAATGGCTGCGCAGCAATGGCCTGTCCAACCGCTACCTGCCGCCCGAGCTGCAACTCAGTGACGGCCAGCGCCGCCTCGCCCAGCAATGGCAGCAGGGCGGCGGCAAGGTCGGGCCGTACGTCAACGCGATCAAACTGATCCAGTTCAACAGTCACCTGGTAGGCCGCGACCTGAATCAGGCACGCCCCGGCGACTTGATGTTCTTCGATCAGGGCGACGACCAGCACCTGATGATCTGGATGGGCCGCTACATCGCCTATCACACCGGCACCACCACTCCCACCGACAACGGCATGCGATCCGCTAGCGTGCAGCAACTCATGACATGGAAGGACACCCGATGGATACCCGACGCAGCCAACCCCAACTTCATCGGCGTCTATCGACTGAACTTCCTCTCGCAATGA